One genomic window of Streptomyces spiramyceticus includes the following:
- a CDS encoding NAD(P)H-dependent glycerol-3-phosphate dehydrogenase, giving the protein MGERLGQGMTLAEATAATSQTAEGVKSSSSILTLARRHGVEMPITEVVVAVLNGTVTVTQAATMLMTRTPKPERYGI; this is encoded by the coding sequence TTGGGTGAGCGCCTCGGCCAAGGAATGACCCTAGCGGAGGCAACCGCCGCTACCAGCCAGACCGCTGAGGGAGTCAAGTCGTCCTCCTCGATCCTGACCCTCGCGCGTCGGCACGGTGTAGAGATGCCCATCACCGAAGTCGTCGTGGCCGTCCTCAACGGCACAGTCACGGTCACCCAAGCGGCCACCATGCTGATGACGCGGACCCCCAAACCCGAGCGCTACGGGATCTGA
- a CDS encoding transposase — protein sequence MWHVVGMARAAVAVNQRVTGLGRTVVAELVTEIEPLWHERHQARLASRARKRAVGAGARHKLVFVDRLLITLVHLRHGTTHDVLACWFGVDRSTVTRAIGEIRLLLAERGCTVEAGVRLRTLDEVIGHLEISGKTAILDATEIRVRRPAQGTPDRGRFISGKSKQNAVKAMVLTDADGRLPFCGETRPGSCPDITQARASGLVDLLDTGPWVEILADAGYQGLGAQTGGQVITPPHRKFRKNPPPWYEQMHAQAKHAHSSRRIRVEHGIAHLKNWKSLARHHNRREYLPQTIQAVAAVASHQQSTIRPLTTA from the coding sequence GTGTGGCATGTGGTGGGGATGGCGCGTGCTGCGGTTGCAGTGAATCAGCGGGTCACCGGTCTGGGGCGGACGGTGGTGGCGGAACTCGTTACTGAGATCGAGCCGTTGTGGCACGAGCGTCACCAGGCCAGGCTCGCCAGTCGCGCCCGGAAGCGGGCGGTCGGTGCCGGTGCCAGGCACAAGCTGGTCTTCGTCGACCGGCTGCTGATCACCCTCGTCCATCTGCGGCATGGCACTACTCATGACGTCCTGGCCTGCTGGTTCGGTGTGGACCGGTCCACCGTCACCCGGGCCATCGGTGAGATCCGTCTTCTGCTGGCCGAGCGGGGCTGCACCGTAGAGGCCGGGGTGCGACTGCGGACCCTCGACGAAGTCATCGGCCACCTCGAGATCAGCGGGAAGACCGCGATCCTCGACGCCACCGAGATCCGGGTCCGCCGCCCCGCCCAGGGGACTCCGGACCGGGGCCGCTTCATCTCGGGCAAGAGCAAGCAGAACGCGGTCAAAGCGATGGTCCTGACCGACGCCGATGGACGCCTGCCCTTCTGCGGGGAAACCCGTCCCGGCAGCTGTCCCGACATCACGCAGGCCCGTGCCTCCGGACTCGTCGATCTCCTCGACACCGGCCCGTGGGTCGAGATCCTGGCCGATGCCGGCTACCAAGGGCTCGGGGCCCAGACCGGCGGGCAGGTCATCACCCCGCCGCACCGCAAGTTCCGCAAGAACCCGCCACCTTGGTACGAGCAAATGCACGCACAGGCCAAACACGCGCACTCCTCACGACGCATCCGCGTCGAGCACGGCATCGCTCACCTGAAGAACTGGAAGTCACTCGCCCGCCACCACAACCGCCGCGAGTATCTGCCTCAAACCATCCAGGCCGTGGCCGCCGTCGCCTCCCACCAGCAAAGCACCATTCGGCCACTCACCACAGCCTGA